One genomic window of Gloeocapsopsis sp. IPPAS B-1203 includes the following:
- a CDS encoding cytochrome P450: MTTANFPPGPKGHFLIGNIPEVNRDPLNFCSQCAHKYGDIIGWQFGLVPAIMLNHPNLIEEVLVTQHQNFVKSSVYRRGLRVVGNGLLTSEGDFWQRQRRLVQPAFHQERIANYAQVMVAYANRLLDSWQDGSIRDLHQDMMSLTSQIVSKALFNIDIAGEISGVQAALNAVMDFNAKLSNQYLLPTWMPTPSNLRYQKAIQQLDEIVYHIIDQRRASSDDTGDLLSILLQVRDEGDGTGMTNQQVRDEAMTLFLAGHETTANAMTWTWFLLAQHSQVEAKLHEELQTVLGDRTPTVADLRQLRYTEQIVLEAMRLYPPVWGMSRVAKHDCVLGGYEVKAGTTVFICQWNVHRDSRFFEQPEVFYPERWADNQIKKLPHFAYFPFGGGQHICIGKAFAMMEAVLLLATLASKFRLTLQPNHPVVLQPSLTLRPRYGMKMLLKKR; encoded by the coding sequence ATGACCACTGCAAATTTTCCCCCTGGACCTAAGGGTCATTTCCTCATTGGTAATATACCAGAAGTTAATCGAGATCCACTTAACTTCTGTAGCCAGTGCGCTCATAAGTATGGTGACATTATTGGCTGGCAGTTCGGTTTGGTTCCAGCCATTATGCTTAATCATCCTAACTTGATTGAGGAAGTATTAGTTACCCAGCACCAGAACTTTGTCAAAAGTAGTGTGTACCGACGCGGACTGCGTGTTGTAGGTAACGGCTTGCTTACCAGTGAAGGTGACTTCTGGCAGCGTCAGCGTCGTCTGGTTCAACCAGCTTTCCACCAAGAGCGAATTGCAAACTACGCTCAGGTGATGGTTGCCTATGCCAACCGATTACTTGACTCTTGGCAAGATGGTTCTATCCGCGATCTTCACCAGGATATGATGTCGCTGACTTCACAGATTGTGTCTAAGGCACTATTTAACATCGATATTGCTGGTGAAATTTCAGGGGTGCAGGCTGCCTTAAATGCAGTTATGGATTTTAATGCCAAACTTAGCAATCAGTATCTGCTACCCACCTGGATGCCTACTCCTAGTAACTTACGCTACCAAAAAGCTATTCAACAACTAGATGAAATTGTGTACCACATTATCGACCAGCGAAGAGCTAGCAGCGATGATACAGGAGACTTACTTTCAATTCTGCTGCAAGTGCGAGACGAAGGTGATGGCACTGGAATGACGAATCAGCAAGTGCGAGATGAGGCAATGACCTTGTTTCTAGCAGGACACGAAACAACTGCCAACGCCATGACATGGACATGGTTTCTTTTAGCACAGCATTCTCAAGTAGAAGCGAAATTGCACGAGGAACTGCAAACCGTTCTGGGCGATCGCACACCAACAGTTGCCGATCTACGTCAGTTGCGCTACACAGAGCAAATTGTGCTGGAAGCCATGCGACTGTATCCACCTGTGTGGGGAATGAGCCGAGTCGCAAAACATGACTGTGTTCTTGGCGGGTATGAAGTGAAAGCTGGTACAACTGTATTTATATGCCAGTGGAATGTCCACCGAGATTCTAGATTCTTTGAACAGCCAGAAGTTTTTTACCCCGAGCGTTGGGCAGACAATCAGATCAAGAAGTTGCCTCACTTTGCCTACTTCCCCTTTGGTGGTGGTCAACACATATGCATTGGCAAGGCTTTCGCCATGATGGAAGCCGTTTTGCTTTTGGCAACACTCGCCTCAAAGTTTCGCTTGACGCTACAACCAAATCATCCAGTTGTGCTGCAACCATCGCTCACACTCCGCCCACGATACGGGATGAAGATGTTGCTCAAAAAGCGGTAG
- a CDS encoding Uma2 family endonuclease: MIQTLPERMSFAEFVEWYPDNGRRYELHNGIVIEMQPTGSHELIAGFLAEELTLAIRTAKLPYTIPRTCLIKPRFPDSGYQPDIVILNRTVLTEEPLWEKASTIQYGKTVPLVIEVVSTNWQDDYAHKLVEYEAMAIPEYWIVDFRALGAVRYIGKPKQPTITVCQLVEGEYQMQRFISGQRLDSNIFPELDLTTNTIFQAAQM, translated from the coding sequence ATGATTCAAACCTTACCAGAACGCATGAGCTTTGCAGAATTTGTCGAGTGGTATCCAGACAACGGCAGACGCTATGAGCTACATAATGGAATTGTTATCGAAATGCAACCTACTGGTTCCCACGAACTAATTGCGGGTTTTCTTGCCGAAGAACTAACATTAGCAATTCGCACCGCCAAACTCCCTTACACGATTCCTCGTACTTGCTTAATAAAACCGCGTTTTCCTGATTCGGGATATCAACCCGATATTGTGATACTTAATCGTACAGTTCTTACAGAAGAACCTCTTTGGGAGAAAGCGTCAACGATTCAATACGGTAAAACAGTTCCATTGGTCATTGAAGTTGTCAGTACAAACTGGCAAGATGATTATGCGCACAAGCTAGTGGAATATGAAGCGATGGCTATTCCTGAATACTGGATCGTCGATTTTCGGGCTTTGGGAGCAGTGCGTTATATCGGTAAACCAAAGCAACCTACAATTACGGTGTGTCAATTGGTTGAAGGTGAATATCAGATGCAGCGCTTTATTTCCGGTCAACGCTTGGATTCTAACATTTTTCCAGAACTCGATTTAACTACTAATACAATTTTTCAAGCCGCACAAATGTAG
- a CDS encoding aldo/keto reductase, with protein sequence MHQQLILPTMGCGTWAWGNRLLWGYDESMDSQLQAVFNLCVSHGVTLFDTGDSYGTGRLNGRSESLLGRFAREYNGAGKEDICIATKLAAYPWRLTRQSMVKAGKSSAQRLRRNVDLVQMHWSTANYAPWQEGALLDGLAELYEQELVKGVGLSNYGPKRLQWVHKRFSEQGVPIATLQVQYSLLSTYPVTQLRLKDVCDELGIKLIAYSPLALGILTGKYSEKGSFPKGIRGLLFRQLLPGTQPLLSCLREIAQSRNKTMSQVALNWCICKGTIPIPGAKSVEQAKENIGALGWKLDANEIAELDRAAASVDKKMVQNIFQTK encoded by the coding sequence ATGCATCAACAACTCATCCTCCCCACAATGGGCTGTGGTACTTGGGCGTGGGGTAATCGCTTGCTTTGGGGCTACGACGAAAGCATGGATAGTCAATTGCAAGCTGTTTTTAACCTCTGCGTGAGTCATGGTGTCACATTGTTTGATACAGGTGATTCTTATGGAACTGGGCGCTTAAACGGGCGCAGCGAATCGTTGTTGGGACGTTTTGCTAGGGAGTATAACGGTGCGGGTAAAGAAGACATCTGCATTGCAACTAAACTAGCAGCGTATCCTTGGCGATTAACACGTCAGTCAATGGTGAAAGCTGGCAAATCTTCTGCCCAACGCTTGAGGCGAAACGTCGATTTGGTACAGATGCACTGGTCTACAGCTAATTATGCGCCTTGGCAAGAAGGTGCGCTTTTAGATGGTCTTGCAGAACTCTACGAACAGGAATTAGTTAAAGGCGTAGGATTATCTAATTATGGACCAAAACGACTGCAATGGGTGCATAAAAGATTTAGTGAGCAAGGAGTACCAATCGCAACTCTACAAGTTCAATACTCATTGCTATCTACCTATCCTGTGACGCAGTTGAGATTAAAAGATGTTTGTGATGAACTGGGAATAAAACTAATTGCCTACAGCCCACTTGCACTAGGTATACTCACAGGAAAATACTCCGAAAAAGGTTCTTTCCCAAAAGGTATTCGCGGACTATTGTTTCGACAGTTATTACCAGGAACTCAACCACTTTTATCATGTCTGCGCGAGATAGCGCAATCAAGAAACAAAACAATGTCGCAGGTAGCACTTAATTGGTGTATCTGCAAAGGAACTATCCCGATTCCTGGTGCCAAATCAGTAGAACAGGCAAAAGAAAATATTGGTGCTTTAGGTTGGAAATTGGATGCTAACGAGATTGCAGAA
- the ilvA gene encoding threonine ammonia-lyase, biosynthetic — MLCDYLVQILTARVYDVAQETPLDYAANLSARLNNKIFLKREDMQSVFSFKLRGAYNKMVNLPPEMLSQGVIAASAGNHAQGVALAARQLGTQAFIVMPVTTPQVKVDAVRSRGGEVVLHGDTYDDAYAYARQMEAEKGLTFIHPFDDPEVIAGQGTIGMEILRQHQQPIHAIFVAIGGGGLISGIAAYVKRLRPEIKIIGVEPVDADAMSQSLKAGKRVRLSQVGLFADGVAVREVGEETFHLCQQYVDEIMLVDTDATCAAIKDVFEDTRSILEPAGALAIAAAKAYVEREQIQEQTLVAVACGANMNFDRLRFVAERAELGERREAIYAVAIPEQQGSLRKFCECIGKRNLTEFNYRIADEKEAHIFVGVQIQNRADQVKLVETFEGCGFKTIDLTDDELTKLHLRHMVGGHSPLAHNELLYRFEFPERPGALMKFVGSMSPDWNISLFHYRNNGADYGRIVVGMQVPPHEMKQWQAFLDTLGYRYWDESQNPAYKLFLG, encoded by the coding sequence ATGCTGTGCGACTATTTAGTACAAATCTTGACTGCCCGCGTGTACGATGTCGCGCAAGAAACACCGCTTGATTATGCTGCAAATCTATCCGCACGGCTGAATAATAAAATTTTCCTCAAGCGCGAAGATATGCAATCGGTGTTTTCCTTCAAGCTGCGGGGTGCTTATAATAAAATGGTAAATCTGCCCCCAGAGATGCTATCACAGGGTGTCATTGCGGCTTCGGCGGGAAATCACGCCCAAGGTGTTGCTTTAGCGGCGCGTCAGTTAGGAACACAGGCATTTATTGTGATGCCAGTAACAACACCTCAAGTTAAAGTTGACGCAGTGCGATCGCGTGGTGGAGAGGTAGTTTTACACGGTGATACCTACGATGATGCTTATGCGTATGCGCGTCAGATGGAAGCTGAAAAAGGCTTGACTTTTATCCATCCGTTTGACGATCCAGAGGTGATTGCAGGACAGGGAACCATTGGGATGGAAATTCTGCGGCAACATCAACAACCAATTCATGCTATTTTTGTCGCGATTGGTGGTGGCGGATTGATTTCGGGAATTGCAGCGTATGTGAAGAGGTTGCGTCCAGAAATTAAGATAATTGGTGTTGAACCTGTTGATGCCGATGCGATGTCTCAGTCACTCAAAGCAGGAAAACGCGTGCGATTGTCGCAAGTTGGTTTATTTGCAGATGGTGTTGCGGTGCGCGAAGTTGGTGAAGAAACGTTTCACTTGTGTCAGCAGTATGTTGATGAAATTATGCTGGTTGATACGGATGCTACCTGTGCCGCAATCAAAGATGTATTTGAAGATACACGCTCAATTTTAGAACCTGCAGGAGCATTAGCGATCGCTGCTGCCAAAGCTTATGTCGAACGCGAACAAATCCAAGAACAAACACTTGTTGCGGTTGCTTGCGGTGCAAATATGAACTTTGATCGTCTCAGGTTTGTTGCCGAACGTGCAGAACTAGGCGAACGCCGCGAAGCTATCTATGCAGTTGCTATTCCCGAACAACAGGGTAGTTTACGCAAGTTTTGTGAATGTATCGGTAAGCGCAACTTAACCGAGTTTAACTATCGCATTGCAGATGAAAAAGAAGCGCATATTTTTGTAGGAGTGCAAATTCAAAATCGTGCGGATCAGGTTAAGTTGGTCGAAACATTTGAAGGATGTGGCTTTAAGACGATTGATTTAACCGATGACGAACTGACAAAATTGCACTTACGACACATGGTTGGCGGACATTCTCCACTAGCGCACAATGAGTTACTCTACCGCTTTGAATTTCCCGAACGCCCTGGCGCGTTAATGAAGTTTGTTGGTTCAATGAGTCCTGATTGGAATATCAGTTTATTTCACTACCGCAACAACGGTGCAGACTACGGGAGAATTGTTGTCGGAATGCAAGTACCACCCCACGAGATGAAACAGTGGCAAGCATTTCTCGATACTTTGGGCTATCGATATTGGGATGAAAGTCAGAATCCAGCTTATAAGTTATTTTTGGGATAA